ATACACATCAAGTTTGCCGCGGCCTTCCTTCAAAAAATGCGGCAGGAGAAAACTCATTTCATAATGCGCGAGCGGATACTCGTTCGAAAAGTGCAGCTCGTTCCAAAATTTTTGCGCGGGCGCTTTGTTCGGCACATTGGGTTTGAATTTATTCCACGCGCTCGGTGAGGTGCCGCCGATGGAGCCCACGCTGCCGGTGAGCACGTTCAAGAAATGCAGGCAGCGCGCCACCGCCCAGCCGCCGAGATTGCCGCTGCCCGCACTGCGCCAATTGTGTGTGGCGAAATGGGAGCCGGCTGCGCCGATTTGCCGCGCAACCTCGACGATCGTTTGTGCCGGCACGCCGCTTTCTTGCTCGGCGAATTGCGGTGTGTATTCTTGATATTCTTTTTTGAGCGCAGCGATGAAATTCGCAAACGTCATTTCGGTGCTCGGAAGCTCCTTCATCAAATATTCCTGCCAATTCGCCCAATCGCGCAGAAATTTTTCGTTGTAGAGATTTTCGTCAATAATCACTTTCGCCATCGCGAGCAAAACCGCGGCTTCACTGCCGGGATACGTGGGCATCCAATAGTCCGCCATGCTCGCGGTGTTCGAAAGCCGCGGATCCATCACCGCGAGTTTCGCGCCGTTCATCATGCCTTCGATGATGCGCTGCGCATGCGGGTTGAAATAATGCCCGGCCTCGAGATGCGCGCTGATCAACAAAATGAATCGTGCATTGGCGTGATCGGGCGAGGGCCGGTCGTAACCGTGCCAGAACGCATAGCCAAAACGCGCCCCGCTCGAGCAAATATTGGTGTGACTGTTGTGCCCGTCTACGCCCCATGATTGCAGAATGCGATCCATGTAGCCTTCATGTCCCGGCCGGCCCACGTGATACGCAATTTCGTTGTTGCGCTTTTCAAGCAGTGCCTGGCGAATGCGGCCCGCAATGTCGTCGAGCACTTCATTCCACGACACGCGCCGCCACTGGCCCGCGCCGCGCTGGCCAGTGCGCTTCATGGGATAAAGAATACGATCGGTGTCGTTGATCTGATTGATCGTCGCCGGGCCTTTCGCACAATTTCTTCCGCGGCTGCCGGGGTGACAGGGATTGCCTTTGAACTTGCGCACTTGCACAGTTTGCTTATCAATATACCTCAACAAGCCGCAGCCCGCTTCGCAATTGAAGCAAATGGTGGGCACGATCATGTAATGCCTGGCCTCACGGCGCGGCCAGCGTTTGGCTTCGTATTCAACCCAATCATCCCACTTTCCCGGCGGCGGATAATTGGTGAGGTCGCCCGGCTCAGTCAAGCGCGGCAGTTCTTCGCCGAATTCTCCGTGCAAGTTGGGAATGAGATGAAGGTTTTTCGGCAATTTTTTCGATGAGAGAGGGAGAGTGTGTTGTGGACATGGTTGGAGCATTCCGGTTTCTACTTGAGAGTTACCGTTATTTCCTTATTTGAGCGCTTTGGCCTTCTCGGCCAAACGTTTGTATTCTGTGAATAGCGCCGGTTTCTCCAGCGCTTCGGCGAATTGTGACAGCCAGTTTTCGATATAAGCTTCATCGAGTTTGTCGCATTGTTCGATCAGCAAGGCTTCCACGTCCGCCCAGTCTTTCTTTCGATCTGCAATCACTTTTTGAATCACCAAATCCTCGGCGGAACAAACCCAAATGGAGAAACCATTGAGATTTCGGCGGACCGCGCGGGCGATGATCTGTTCTTCATAGCCGGGAGCGGTCAACAGAAAATTAACGATCACGCCATCAATTTTACAGCGACAATAAAAGGATTATGGGGGGCTTGGCGTCGTGCGGGTTCGGGAAAAACGCGCGTTAAACGCGTGCGAACACCGGCATAATCAAGATTCGACACCAACACCTTGAGATCTATATC
The nucleotide sequence above comes from candidate division KSB1 bacterium. Encoded proteins:
- a CDS encoding nucleotidyltransferase, giving the protein MIVNFLLTAPGYEEQIIARAVRRNLNGFSIWVCSAEDLVIQKVIADRKKDWADVEALLIEQCDKLDEAYIENWLSQFAEALEKPALFTEYKRLAEKAKALK